One Phoenix dactylifera cultivar Barhee BC4 unplaced genomic scaffold, palm_55x_up_171113_PBpolish2nd_filt_p 000026F, whole genome shotgun sequence genomic window carries:
- the LOC103713642 gene encoding transcription termination factor MTEF1, chloroplastic isoform X2 — MEEVFRFCSCSGLQLPSNPQFLPSQIPKIPTSSHNAPPRPRFPLPVRALRLSPKTPTPLPEKPPKPPTLPVLPSQPSSPFHEKLLYLDSLGIDLFAAVAAHPPVAAVPLADLRATVDLLLSIGLAAGDLRRVCGMCPEVLAAGPKALTPVLTFLLREAGVQGRDLRRVIHRRPRLLVSDVACRLRPTLYFLQMLGITAISRHTSLLSCSVEEKLLPRLDFLQRVGFSHRDSRVMVRRFPQLFCYSIKENLQPKIEFLASEMGRELRELKEFPHYFSFSLENRIKPRHRVCNEKGVFLPLPALLRPSDEQFDARLEVCASSGVVICGYNSL; from the exons ATGGAAGAAGTCTTCCGGTTTTGCTCCTGTAGCGGCCTCCAACTTCCTTCCAATCCCCAGTTCCTCCCCTCCCAAATTCCCAAAATCCCCACCTCTTCCCACAATGCCCCTCCCCGCCCCCGCTTCCCCCTCCCCGTCCGCGCCCTACGGCTCTCCCCTAAAACCCCCACCCCCCTTCCCGAAAAGCCCCCGAAACCCCCAACTCTTCCCGTTCTTCCCTCCCAACCCTCCTCTCCCTTCCATGAGAAGCTCCTCTACCTCGACTCCCTCGGCATCGACCTCTTCGCCGCCGTTGCTGCCCACCCTCCCGTCGCGGCCGTCCCCCTCGCCGACCTCCGCGCCACTGTCGACCTTCTCCTCTCCATTGGCCTCGCCGCCGGCGATCTCCGCCGCGTCTGCGGCATGTGCCCGGAGGTCCTCGCCGCCGGTCCCAAAGCCCTTACCCCCGTCCTCACCTTCCTCCTCCGCGAGGCTGGCGTACAGGGCCGCGACCTCCGTCGCGTCATCCACCGCCGGCCGCGGCTCCTCGTCTCCGACGTCGCCTGCCGGCTCCGCCCCACCCTTTACTTCCTCCAGATGCTTGGCATCACTGCCATCTCGAGGCACACCTCGCTGCTCTCTTGTAGCGTAGAAGAGAAGCTCCTCCCCCGGCTCGACTTCCTCCAGAGGGTTGGGTTCTCGCACCGGGACTCGAGGGTGATGGTGAGAAGGTTTCCTCAGCTCTTCTGCTACAGTATAAAGGAGAATCTCCAGCCCAAGATTGAATTTTTAGCGTCGGAAatggggagggagctgagggagcTGAAGGAATTCCCTCACTACTTCTCGTTCAGCTTGGAGAACAGGATAAAGCCGAGGCATCGGGTGTGCAACGAGAAAGGTGTGTTCTTGCCGCTTCCTGCATTGTTGAGGCCGAGCGACGAGCAATTCGATGCTCGGCTGGAG GTATGTGCATCTTCTGGAGTTGTGATTTGTGGGTATAATTCCCTCTAG
- the LOC103713642 gene encoding transcription termination factor MTEF1, chloroplastic isoform X1 — MEEVFRFCSCSGLQLPSNPQFLPSQIPKIPTSSHNAPPRPRFPLPVRALRLSPKTPTPLPEKPPKPPTLPVLPSQPSSPFHEKLLYLDSLGIDLFAAVAAHPPVAAVPLADLRATVDLLLSIGLAAGDLRRVCGMCPEVLAAGPKALTPVLTFLLREAGVQGRDLRRVIHRRPRLLVSDVACRLRPTLYFLQMLGITAISRHTSLLSCSVEEKLLPRLDFLQRVGFSHRDSRVMVRRFPQLFCYSIKENLQPKIEFLASEMGRELRELKEFPHYFSFSLENRIKPRHRVCNEKGVFLPLPALLRPSDEQFDARLELGVQKIGGKTNHDHFRSHFILCLRNDTSELSMILLTEILVPAVNMRLLNQI; from the exons ATGGAAGAAGTCTTCCGGTTTTGCTCCTGTAGCGGCCTCCAACTTCCTTCCAATCCCCAGTTCCTCCCCTCCCAAATTCCCAAAATCCCCACCTCTTCCCACAATGCCCCTCCCCGCCCCCGCTTCCCCCTCCCCGTCCGCGCCCTACGGCTCTCCCCTAAAACCCCCACCCCCCTTCCCGAAAAGCCCCCGAAACCCCCAACTCTTCCCGTTCTTCCCTCCCAACCCTCCTCTCCCTTCCATGAGAAGCTCCTCTACCTCGACTCCCTCGGCATCGACCTCTTCGCCGCCGTTGCTGCCCACCCTCCCGTCGCGGCCGTCCCCCTCGCCGACCTCCGCGCCACTGTCGACCTTCTCCTCTCCATTGGCCTCGCCGCCGGCGATCTCCGCCGCGTCTGCGGCATGTGCCCGGAGGTCCTCGCCGCCGGTCCCAAAGCCCTTACCCCCGTCCTCACCTTCCTCCTCCGCGAGGCTGGCGTACAGGGCCGCGACCTCCGTCGCGTCATCCACCGCCGGCCGCGGCTCCTCGTCTCCGACGTCGCCTGCCGGCTCCGCCCCACCCTTTACTTCCTCCAGATGCTTGGCATCACTGCCATCTCGAGGCACACCTCGCTGCTCTCTTGTAGCGTAGAAGAGAAGCTCCTCCCCCGGCTCGACTTCCTCCAGAGGGTTGGGTTCTCGCACCGGGACTCGAGGGTGATGGTGAGAAGGTTTCCTCAGCTCTTCTGCTACAGTATAAAGGAGAATCTCCAGCCCAAGATTGAATTTTTAGCGTCGGAAatggggagggagctgagggagcTGAAGGAATTCCCTCACTACTTCTCGTTCAGCTTGGAGAACAGGATAAAGCCGAGGCATCGGGTGTGCAACGAGAAAGGTGTGTTCTTGCCGCTTCCTGCATTGTTGAGGCCGAGCGACGAGCAATTCGATGCTCGGCTGGAG CTTGGGGTTCAGAAGATAGGGGGCAAAACTAACCATGATCACTTTCGTTCTCATTTCATCCTATGTTTGAGAAATGACACATCTGAGCTTAGCATGATACTGCTGACAGAAATTTTGGTGCCAGCCGTAAACATGAGGTTGCTGAACCAAATTTGA
- the LOC103713642 gene encoding transcription termination factor MTEF1, chloroplastic isoform X3 — protein MEEVFRFCSCSGLQLPSNPQFLPSQIPKIPTSSHNAPPRPRFPLPVRALRLSPKTPTPLPEKPPKPPTLPVLPSQPSSPFHEKLLYLDSLGIDLFAAVAAHPPVAAVPLADLRATVDLLLSIGLAAGDLRRVCGMCPEVLAAGPKALTPVLTFLLREAGVQGRDLRRVIHRRPRLLVSDVACRLRPTLYFLQMLGITAISRHTSLLSCSVEEKLLPRLDFLQRVGFSHRDSRVMVRRFPQLFCYSIKENLQPKIEFLASEMGRELRELKEFPHYFSFSLENRIKPRHRVCNEKGVFLPLPALLRPSDEQFDARLEKFWCQP, from the exons ATGGAAGAAGTCTTCCGGTTTTGCTCCTGTAGCGGCCTCCAACTTCCTTCCAATCCCCAGTTCCTCCCCTCCCAAATTCCCAAAATCCCCACCTCTTCCCACAATGCCCCTCCCCGCCCCCGCTTCCCCCTCCCCGTCCGCGCCCTACGGCTCTCCCCTAAAACCCCCACCCCCCTTCCCGAAAAGCCCCCGAAACCCCCAACTCTTCCCGTTCTTCCCTCCCAACCCTCCTCTCCCTTCCATGAGAAGCTCCTCTACCTCGACTCCCTCGGCATCGACCTCTTCGCCGCCGTTGCTGCCCACCCTCCCGTCGCGGCCGTCCCCCTCGCCGACCTCCGCGCCACTGTCGACCTTCTCCTCTCCATTGGCCTCGCCGCCGGCGATCTCCGCCGCGTCTGCGGCATGTGCCCGGAGGTCCTCGCCGCCGGTCCCAAAGCCCTTACCCCCGTCCTCACCTTCCTCCTCCGCGAGGCTGGCGTACAGGGCCGCGACCTCCGTCGCGTCATCCACCGCCGGCCGCGGCTCCTCGTCTCCGACGTCGCCTGCCGGCTCCGCCCCACCCTTTACTTCCTCCAGATGCTTGGCATCACTGCCATCTCGAGGCACACCTCGCTGCTCTCTTGTAGCGTAGAAGAGAAGCTCCTCCCCCGGCTCGACTTCCTCCAGAGGGTTGGGTTCTCGCACCGGGACTCGAGGGTGATGGTGAGAAGGTTTCCTCAGCTCTTCTGCTACAGTATAAAGGAGAATCTCCAGCCCAAGATTGAATTTTTAGCGTCGGAAatggggagggagctgagggagcTGAAGGAATTCCCTCACTACTTCTCGTTCAGCTTGGAGAACAGGATAAAGCCGAGGCATCGGGTGTGCAACGAGAAAGGTGTGTTCTTGCCGCTTCCTGCATTGTTGAGGCCGAGCGACGAGCAATTCGATGCTCGGCTGGAG AAATTTTGGTGCCAGCCGTAA